In the Granulosicoccus antarcticus IMCC3135 genome, TACTGACAGTTCCCGACAGCACCAGCACTGACAGTGTGTGCCCTTCAGAAACATCCAGTTCTATCCTTTTTTCGCGATGCAATCTGACATCCCAGATATTGATGGGCGTGAAACTCTGAGCCGGACCCCTTCCATTGAGAAATTCACCGGCAATCACACGCACGGAACCAGCGTTGTCCGGGAGTTCTACCTCCGGAATGTGTGCATTCAGAATCGTCTGATATCCCGGGCTGGCCGACTTGTCCTTAGCCAACAGGTTGACCCACAACTGCACCATTTCGAATTTGCCGCCGGAGGCTGCAAAGGCTGGCGAATGATATTCCTCATGCAAAATGCCAGATCCAGCCGTCATCCACTGAACATCGCCCGGACCAATCACCCCACCAGCACCTGTCGAATCCCGGTGCTCCACTTCACCTTGATAGACGATAGTGACGGTCTCGAAGCCTTTGTGGGGATGCGCACCAACACCGCGCCGAGCGCTTGTCGGTTCAAAGCTTGCCGGGCCCGCATAGTCGAGCATGATGAACGGGCTTATATGCTGCCCCTGATCATGGTGCGAAAGCATGGTGCGAACAGGAAAACCATCACCCACCCAATGCTGTCCGGGTGCGCTGTGTATGCCGAGTATCTGTCTCATGACTTATCTCCTGGAATGAGTCGGTGGTTTCCGACCAATTGCTTGCCATCAAGTATATTGACGAGACAATGCATTGACTAGATGGCAATATTGCATCAGATCGTTCCATATACAGGACAATGAAGCATGCATGATCTCAACGATCTCTACTACTTCGTCAAGGTGGTGGAACATGGCAGTTACGCGGCAGCATCCCGGGCATTGCTGGTACCAAAGTCCAGGTTGAGCCGTCGCATCATTGCCCTGGAAGAGCGACTGGGCATTCGCCTTATTCAGCGCTCAACCCGTCGGCTGGCCATCACGGATATCGGCCAGGAATACTACCGGCACTGTGTCGCCATGCTGGTGGAGGCCGAAGCTGCCCAGGAAGTGATCGACCGCTCACGCTCAGGACCACAGGGTCTGATCAGAGTCAGTGCCCCGCCAGCTCTGCTGTGCTTCGAGGCGGGCCCCATGATTGCCCGTTACATGGCCGCCAACCCTCTGGTTACGGTAGAACTGGAATCCACATCACGCCGTGTCGATGTCATTGGCGAAAGCATTGATATTGCCTTGCGTGTGCGCTTCCCTCCCGTTGAGAACTCAGACCTGACCTTGCGGGTACTGGGCGACAGCAAGCAGCGGATGGTGGCAAGCCCCGGCTTGATCAATCAAGGGCCTGCGACGCTCAAGCCTGCCGATCTTGCCTTGTTGCCGAGCCTGGATCTGAACCAGACAGGAGGTGAACATGCATGGAAGCTGGATGGTCCAAACCAGTCGCAAGTGCGTATCCGGCATTCACCACGACTGGTAACCGATGACATGTCGCAGCTGCTGCATGCAGCCGTTGAAGGTGTCGGTGTTGTGCAATTGCCTGCCATGGTGGCAGAAGATGCCTTGCAGGCAGGCACCATTGTAGACCTACTGCCAAACTGGAGACCGGTCGCCGGATCGGTTCAGGCGATCTTCCCCTCACGACGAGGGTTGCTGCCATCAGTCAGGAGTCTGATCGACTTTCTGGTAATGGAGTATGCACGGCGTGATGCTGCAGATAATGGCTGAGCCCCGTTAAAGAGCAAAAACACTCCCCCAACCCATGATTTCTGAAGGATCTTCCCCAACCAGACGTAATGTCTGCCAGGCGGTAATGGATACCGAGTCAATCACTGGAATACCGATTGCCGCCTCAACCTCAGCGGCAATGGGGGCGCCACGAAAGTTGGTACAAACGATCAGAATGGCATCAGGCTTGGACTCAGCGGCACTCATCGCATAGCCTTTGATTTGATCGGAAGGGTATGTGGCAAAAGAGAAATTACCCTGATCTTCCAGCCGAGTGTCATGCACGATCTCAAAGCCTGCAGCCTGGTATCTGGCAATGATGGCATCCTGAATCTCGGAGGTGTATGGCGTTATCAATGCCAGACGTTTTGCCCCCAGACGCTCGACGGCTTCTGCAAACGCGGCCATGGTAGATGTTGCCCGAATGCCAGTTTCCTCGGTAATACGTCGGCATAAGGCCTGCTCCTGTTCCATACCCAGCCATGCGGCAGCCGTGCCACTCCAGGCAATGCAATCAACACTGGCTTCTGCCAATCGGTGGGCCGCCTCCATAATCGTATCGTGATCGAACTGCTTCACTGACTCCGGAGAGAGTGAGATGCCAGTTACCTTGAAGCGCGCATAATGCACACTCACGGTTTCCATGAATGGCATGAAAAGCCTGGAGGTGTAGGGCTCAATCACCGTATTTGATGAGGGTGTCAGCATGCCGATGCGCTTGGGACTTACAAATGTGCTCATGGTTGGATTCGTGCTTCGATGGAGATCAACAGACTAAAGTAGGTGCGATAGGTCGGATTCACAATGTCTTCATCACATGCAGTACCGATTCGCGCTCAAGCATTCTGGCACGATGCGCCTGAATCTTCGGGTAACGTGACGGATCGACTCCATCGCCCTCCATCCACAAGCTGAGCGCAAACAGATAGGGATCGCTAATGGAAAATGCCTCACCGTGCACCCAATCCCCTTGCAGCATCTCTGTTTCGATCAGTTCAAAACACGCGCTCATCGAGACAGGCACATAGGCTGTCATCGCTGTCAGAGCATTGGCATCATCTGCCCAGCGCCGACCCCGCTTCTTGTGCGCATGTGCGATATGCACAGTGGAGGACAGATAACTGTTGAACGACTGCAGCTGCGCAAATGCCAGCGGATCAGTAGGCAGGGCCAATATGGAAGCAGGTGCCAGCTGTGCCAGGTAAACCAGAATAGCAGGGGTTTCGGTGAGCACCTGATCATTGACAAGCAATGCTGGCACACGCAATTTGGGATTGACCTGACGATACTGGTCAGTCAGTTGTTCGCCACTGGCAAAATCAATCCTGATCAGCTCATAGTCCAGGCCGGACTCTTCAAGTGCAATATGCACAGCCACGCCGATGCTGCCTGGTGATGTATAGAGTTTCAATGTCATGAATCCGTTCAGCCATGATGGGATGCGAGCGCTAGGAGGCTGTCCGAGAATAGTGAGGACAGCCTCCTAGTCTATTACTCTGGCGAGTACTCGTGTTGTGGCAAGGCTGGCCTGTGAGATGATTGCCCGCAGAGCCACTATCGGTTTGCGCCTTGTTTTCGAACCTAGCCATGTTACTCATTGATGCCGCCATGTACTTACCTGTCAGCGAAAGCACGCTGCTGACGGTGCTTGACGAGACGGCCAGCTGGGAGAACACTTTACAGCGGCTCGAGATACCGGAAATTGCCGCCCTCTTTCTTCTGGCTCACCTGCCCGCGCTGCGCGACCACAAGCGTCTGCCTGCCGAACGCGTATTAGCTGAAACCATCGAGTCATGCAAGCAACAGGTCGACAGAGACGGCCTGGCTGAGCTGACTGACTACGCCCTGAAAAACCTGAACCGGCAATCAGTGGCTATAGGCTCTGAGCTGCTTGTCGACTTTCGCATCGCACTGCTGGACGAGGAGACGGTCAGGCGCAAGGCTTATCTTCACTACACCGGTCTCTGGGATTATGGTTTTCAGCAGAAGTATCGGGAAAGCCTGGCCAGCCAACGCGTCAGCACGACGATTGATTCAAGACAATTTTCACTGAGCGCCGAGCAAAGCCGGGTCTACCGGGAATTCGAATCGCAGAAAGACGAGCATATGCATATTCAGGGTTATGCAGGGACTGGCAAGTCTTCCCTGATTAAAACCCTGTTGGGCATGTTTGAAACATCGGGTGGAAAAATACTGGTACTGGCGGCTCAGAAGCGACAACTGGACGCCCTGAGTATCGACTCTTCCAGCCTGCGCCATGTCCACAAATGCACCTTTTCCGAACTGGCCGAAATGGTCATCCCCGTCGATTTCACCTCCTCGGCCAACCGCAACATGCTGCGCAAGTACAGCACTCGTGCCACCATGCCTGACAGTGTGATTGTGCAACAGCTGGGGGTAAAGCCCAGTAACGAATTCGGCACCGATCAGATCATAAAAGCCATTCGCGCCACCGTGTTCAGCTTCTGCCAAAGTGGCGACGCTCAAATCCAGACAAAACATATACCGGCCAGCTATGCCAGCACCTTCGATCTGACTCTGCGCGCCGTCGTCTGCCAATACGCCAAAGAGCTCTGGAACACACTGCTATCGCCACCGACACCAGACTTCAAACCTCAGATTCGTGGTTTTCATAAAATCAAATGGGCAGCTCTCAATGGCTGGTCCGTTCCGGAGAAGTACACCCACGTTCTGGTTGACGAGTGCCATGATCTGCCCAAACCTGTATTCCAGATTCTGGCCTGCGGCCCGCAAGCCCGTTCAACTCTGGGTGATGATTACCAGAACCTGAAAGGCCAGTCCACCAGGCATTCGGGTCAGACTCGTTTGCGCGAGATGGTTCATTCAGTACGTTCCGGCCACGAACTGGAGAGCATCATCAACCCCATCATTGCCACGCACCCCAGTGGCACAAAAGCCAGATTCCAGGGCAACAACCTGAGCAGACTCGACATTCAGTACTACCAGAAAGCAGTGGTGCCAGACGTGCCAGCCGTGATCCTGGTCAGTGACACCTGGGGCTTGTTCGAATGGGTACAGCGTCTGGCAAACCAGAATATCAACCCGGTCCTGATGAGCGATCACAAGGATCTGGACATGTTCGTACAGGACTGCATCGAGCTCAAGTCAGGCGGCGGCAGTGCCCGACATGGCGAGTTGTTCCGCTTCAATTCCTGGGACAGGCTAGCCAGCAGTTATCAGAACAACCCGGGCTTTCGACGCATCAATCAACTACTGGAAAAAGGCTATGGGCAGAAAAACTGGCAGCAGACCTATATGCGTCTAGGCACAACTCGCAGCCACACACATACCCATGCCGTAAGCCTGATCGAGAATGTACGTAATCTTGAATTCGATAACGTCATGCTGGCACCCGATGTTTTCAATGCGGTAGAAACAGCCTCAAGAGCTGCCTTCAGCTCCGCCATCTATGTCGGAGTAACACGAGCCAGAAAACGGCTCATGGTTCCCGAGGAGCTCAGACACTGGATCGAAGAAATCTCTGCCACCGGCAAGGTTGACAACAAACCCGGCAGACGAACACGAGCCTGATATCGATCCACCTGATAGGCGTTATGACCGATGCTCGCCCTTTAAGCCCAGTTGAGAAATCCTATGAACATGCAAAGCCCCATACCGATTCTGCGCAGTTTCGACGAAGCGAAAACCAAAGCTTTCTATCTGGATTTTCTGGGCTTCGACGTCTCCTTCGAACATCGTTTTGATACGGAATCACCCTTGTACTTCGGTGCCTTCAAGGATAACTGCGTCTTGCATCTGTCCGAACATCATGGCGATGCCTGCCCCGGCTCGACACTCAGAATCGATGTTGACGATGTCGATGCCTACTGCAAAGAGTTGAATGCAAAAGGCTATCAGAATGCCCGACCTGGTGTGCAGGAACAGCCCTGGGGCTATCGCGAAATGTCGATCCAGGACCCTTCAGGCAACAGACTTGTATTCTGCACATCTGTTTCAAACTGATCCCAATAACGACGGCGTCCGCGACGACGCACTCACTGCATCCACAATGAATCCACAATGAATCCGCACTGCGTACGCAACTACTCAAGCACTGGCTGTCTGATCTCCCAAACACCATAAAGCCTGGCCAGCACAGCAATAACAACAAACGAAAATATCAGTCTTGCCCATAAAATACCTGACAAATCAGCGCCAAGTGCCAGAATCAGCAAGGTATCCTCAATGATGCTGTGGAGCAAACCCAGAAAACACAGGGAAAGATAGGCATCACGCCGGTTCATCACGCCCTGGTCAAGATCGCGTATCAGCAAACCTGCCCCATAGCTCAAGCCGAGAGCTACGCCTACCACAGTGACATTGGCGGCTGAGCGCCCGATTCCCAGCACACGCAGTACAGGAACCAGCCCGATATGCATTAGCCTCTCCAGGCCCAGCAATCGAAGTGTATTCAGCAAAATGATCAGGGACAGAATCACAAAGTAGATCATGCCCAATGTCTTGGCCTGACTAATAACCCACGCCGTCAGAGAATCATCGCCACCCGAAGAACTCCAGACAATGGTCGCAGGCT is a window encoding:
- a CDS encoding aspartate/glutamate racemase family protein, with protein sequence MSTFVSPKRIGMLTPSSNTVIEPYTSRLFMPFMETVSVHYARFKVTGISLSPESVKQFDHDTIMEAAHRLAEASVDCIAWSGTAAAWLGMEQEQALCRRITEETGIRATSTMAAFAEAVERLGAKRLALITPYTSEIQDAIIARYQAAGFEIVHDTRLEDQGNFSFATYPSDQIKGYAMSAAESKPDAILIVCTNFRGAPIAAEVEAAIGIPVIDSVSITAWQTLRLVGEDPSEIMGWGSVFAL
- a CDS encoding AAA family ATPase, which translates into the protein MLLIDAAMYLPVSESTLLTVLDETASWENTLQRLEIPEIAALFLLAHLPALRDHKRLPAERVLAETIESCKQQVDRDGLAELTDYALKNLNRQSVAIGSELLVDFRIALLDEETVRRKAYLHYTGLWDYGFQQKYRESLASQRVSTTIDSRQFSLSAEQSRVYREFESQKDEHMHIQGYAGTGKSSLIKTLLGMFETSGGKILVLAAQKRQLDALSIDSSSLRHVHKCTFSELAEMVIPVDFTSSANRNMLRKYSTRATMPDSVIVQQLGVKPSNEFGTDQIIKAIRATVFSFCQSGDAQIQTKHIPASYASTFDLTLRAVVCQYAKELWNTLLSPPTPDFKPQIRGFHKIKWAALNGWSVPEKYTHVLVDECHDLPKPVFQILACGPQARSTLGDDYQNLKGQSTRHSGQTRLREMVHSVRSGHELESIINPIIATHPSGTKARFQGNNLSRLDIQYYQKAVVPDVPAVILVSDTWGLFEWVQRLANQNINPVLMSDHKDLDMFVQDCIELKSGGGSARHGELFRFNSWDRLASSYQNNPGFRRINQLLEKGYGQKNWQQTYMRLGTTRSHTHTHAVSLIENVRNLEFDNVMLAPDVFNAVETASRAAFSSAIYVGVTRARKRLMVPEELRHWIEEISATGKVDNKPGRRTRA
- a CDS encoding glyoxalase superfamily protein: MNMQSPIPILRSFDEAKTKAFYLDFLGFDVSFEHRFDTESPLYFGAFKDNCVLHLSEHHGDACPGSTLRIDVDDVDAYCKELNAKGYQNARPGVQEQPWGYREMSIQDPSGNRLVFCTSVSN
- a CDS encoding pirin family protein, producing MRQILGIHSAPGQHWVGDGFPVRTMLSHHDQGQHISPFIMLDYAGPASFEPTSARRGVGAHPHKGFETVTIVYQGEVEHRDSTGAGGVIGPGDVQWMTAGSGILHEEYHSPAFAASGGKFEMVQLWVNLLAKDKSASPGYQTILNAHIPEVELPDNAGSVRVIAGEFLNGRGPAQSFTPINIWDVRLHREKRIELDVSEGHTLSVLVLSGTVSINGQELAREAQTVLLSRDGGLVSIEAEGEAKLLVLSGEPIDEPVVAHGPFVMNTTEEIREAVMQFNRGALGQMPVADAV
- a CDS encoding LysR substrate-binding domain-containing protein, translating into MHDLNDLYYFVKVVEHGSYAAASRALLVPKSRLSRRIIALEERLGIRLIQRSTRRLAITDIGQEYYRHCVAMLVEAEAAQEVIDRSRSGPQGLIRVSAPPALLCFEAGPMIARYMAANPLVTVELESTSRRVDVIGESIDIALRVRFPPVENSDLTLRVLGDSKQRMVASPGLINQGPATLKPADLALLPSLDLNQTGGEHAWKLDGPNQSQVRIRHSPRLVTDDMSQLLHAAVEGVGVVQLPAMVAEDALQAGTIVDLLPNWRPVAGSVQAIFPSRRGLLPSVRSLIDFLVMEYARRDAADNG
- a CDS encoding glutathione S-transferase family protein, encoding MTLKLYTSPGSIGVAVHIALEESGLDYELIRIDFASGEQLTDQYRQVNPKLRVPALLVNDQVLTETPAILVYLAQLAPASILALPTDPLAFAQLQSFNSYLSSTVHIAHAHKKRGRRWADDANALTAMTAYVPVSMSACFELIETEMLQGDWVHGEAFSISDPYLFALSLWMEGDGVDPSRYPKIQAHRARMLERESVLHVMKTL